A stretch of the Cucurbita pepo subsp. pepo cultivar mu-cu-16 chromosome LG16, ASM280686v2, whole genome shotgun sequence genome encodes the following:
- the LOC111777540 gene encoding uncharacterized protein LOC111777540 yields the protein MNAFKAFKANVPIAWSPNLYITLVRGMPGTRRLHRRTLEALRLRKCNRTVMRWNTPTVRGMLQQVKRLVVVETEEMYKARKQKVEQHVALRPPLVVNHLPAPSSASAS from the exons ATGAATGCCTTCAAGGCCTTCAAAGCCAATGTCCCAATTGCATGGAGTCCTAATCTTTATATCACATTAGTGAGAGGCATGCCAGGAACAAGGAGGCTTCACCGACGTACATTAGAGGCATTGCGGCTCCGAAAGTGCAACCGAACTGTCATGCGCTGGAACACACCAACTGTTAGGGGAATGCTTCAACAG GTAAAGCGATTAGTAGTGGTTGAAACAGAAGAAATGTATAAAGCTCGTAAACAGAAGGTGGAACAGCATGTAGCCCTCCGACCTCCATTAGTTGTAAATCACCTTCCTGCTCCAAGTTCTGCATCTGCCTCTTGA
- the LOC111777547 gene encoding glycine-rich RNA-binding protein 4, mitochondrial-like has translation MMSNTNTLMPLFRRALTNIQTPVLSFRCFCSQSSSSSSSAPSSSPSAPNNKLFVAGLSWSLDERSLKDAFSSYGEVTEVRIMYDKDSGRSRGFGFVNFTNEDDAQTAKDAMDGKALLGRPLRISFALDKVRGGPVVVPRLSNINNVFGRRS, from the exons ATGATGAGCAACACGAACACCTTGATGCCGCTTTTTAGAAGAGCACTCACCAATATTCAAACCCCAGTTCTGAGCTTTCGTTGCTTCTGTTCTcaatcctcctcctcctcctcctcagcTCCCTCGTCTTCTCCTTCTGCGCCAAACAACAAGCTCTTTGTTGCAG GTTTGTCTTGGTCATTGGACGAGAGATCCTTGAAAGATGCGTTTTCTTCCTATGGAGAGGTTACTGAAG TCAGGATAATGTATGATAAAGACTCAGGTCGATCCAGAGGCTTCGGATTTGTGAACTTCACAAATGAAGACGATGCACAAACTGCAAAAGATGCAATGGATGGAAAG GCACTATTAGGGCGGCCGTTACGAATAAGCTTTGCCCTCGACAAGGTCCGTGGCGGACCTGTTGTCGTTCCTCGACTTTCAAACATCAACAACGTGTTTGGCCGAAGATCTTGA
- the LOC111777548 gene encoding plant UBX domain-containing protein 4-like, which yields METEAQHSNPQNDAAANDAFINSFIEITSSSKEEALFFLESHNWDLDAAVSTFLDNHAADAVDTVDATATATVTRPVPPPDSPGFSPSMSPSRSRSPSPPASRAPYELRSRRARGEAKKKVDNRASGSRTHRIRTLSDLNRPAEDDSDSDSDEFQEYYTGGEKSGMLVQDPAKGNSVDAIFDRARQSAVDAPIEPSSGSKSFTGTARLLSGETVPSIPRHPEAITHTVTFWRNGFSVDDGPLLRLDDPENASFLESIRRSECPAELEPADRRTSVHVNLVRREEDYPEPVKRRNAPFQGIGRTLASDSPNSVAPELTSAATSLNVAPSPSTGLVVDDSLPITSLQLRLADGTRMVSRFNHHHTIRDIRGFIDASRPTGARNYQLQTMGFPPKQLAELDQTIEQAGIANSVVIQKF from the exons ATGGAAACCGAAGCTCAACACTCGAATCCTCAAAATGATGCAGCTGCAAATGATGCGTTCATCAATTCTTTCATCGAGATCACTTCCTCTTCCAAAGAGGAAGCCCTTTTCTTCTTAGAGAGCCACAATTGGGACCTCGACGCCGCCGTTTCCACCTTCTTGGATAACCATGCCGCCGATGCCGTCGACACCGTCGATGCCACTGCCACTGCCACCGTCACTCGCCCAGTTCCACCGCCCGATTCGCCTGGATTTTCTCCTTCTATGTCGCCATCGCGTTCTCGCTCGCCTTCCCCGCCTGCTTCTCGTGCTCCCTACGAGCTCCGTTCGAGGAGAGCTAGAGGTGAAGCGAAGAAGAAGGTCGACAATAGGGCTTCTGGGAGCAGGACGCATCGCATCCGCACCCTTTCTGACCTTAACCGGCCGGCGGAGGACGACTCGGATAGCGACTCTGATGAGTTTCAAGAGTATTACACTGGTGGTGAGAAGAG TGGAATGCTTGTCCAAGATCCTGCCAAAGGTAATTCTGTCGATGCAATCTTTGATCGAGCCAGACAATCAGCAGTGGATGCACCTATTGAACCATCTTCAGGTTCTAAAAGCTTTACTGGAACTGCAAGATTGCTCTCTGGTGAGACGGTGCCATCAATTCCTCGGCACCCTGAGGCTATCACGCACACCGTCACCTTTTGGAGGAATGGATTCTCTGTTGATGATGGTCCTTTACTGAGGTTGGATGATCCTGAAAATGCATCTTTTTTAGAG AGTATTAGAAGGTCAGAGTGCCCTGCCGAGCTTGAACCAGCAGATAGGAGGACTTCTGTCCACGTTAACCTTGTCAGAAGGGAGGAAGACTACCCA GAACCCGTGAAGCGCCGCAACGCTCCATTCCAAGGCATCGGGAGAACATTAGCTAGTGACTCGCCGAACTCGGTTGCTCCTGAGCTGACTTCTGCTGCTACTTCACTGAATGTTGCTCCGTCCCCATCAACAGGTTTGGTGGTAGACGACTCATTGCCAATAACTTCTCTTCAGCTAAGGTTGGCAGACGGAACACGAATGGTGTCGCGTTTCAATCACCACCATACGATCAGGGACATTCGTGGATTCATTGATGCATCAAGGCCTACTGGTGCAAGAAATTACCAACTCCAGACGATGGGTTTCCCTCCCAAACAGTTGGCTGAATTGGATCAAACTATAGAACAAGCTGGAATAGCCAATTCTGTTGTGATTCAGAAGTTCTAA
- the LOC111776929 gene encoding CSC1-like protein At3g21620 isoform X1 — translation MATIVDIGVGAAINILSAFAFFLVFALLRIQPVNDRVYFPKWYIKGLRGSPLSSGAIVGRIINLDFRSYLKFLNWMVAALQMPEPELIDHAGLDSAVYLRIYLLGLKIFVPIACLAFTIMVPVNWTNGTLERSSLNYSNIDKLSISNIPIGSRRFWTHLVMAYVFTFWTCYVLKKEYETVATMRLHFLASENRRPDQFTVIVRNVPPDPDESVSELVEHFFLVNHPEHYLTHQIVYDANKLSKLVEEKKKMQNWLDFYQLKYSRNQSKRATMKTGFLGLWGDEVDAINYYSSKIEILSKEISLEADKTVNHPKSIMPAAFVSFKSRWGAAVCAQTQQSRNPTIWLTEWAPEPRDVYWDNLAIPFVSLAIRRLIAGVAFFFLTFFFMIPIALVQSLANLESIEKTAPFLKPIIELDFIKSVIQGFLPGIALKIFLIFLPSILMLMSKFEGFISRSSLERRSANKYYIFLFVNVFLGSIITGTAFQQLNNFLHQSANDIPKTIGVSIPMKATFFITFIMVDGWAGIAAEILRLRPLIIYHLRNFFLVKTEKDREEAMDPGTLEFNVGEPRIQLYFLLGLVYAVVTPLLLPFIVVFFALAYVVYRHQIINVYNQEYESAAAFWPDVHGRIIVALVVSQLLLMGLLSTKEAAQSTPLLITLPILTIWFHLFCKDRYEPAFVRYPLQEAMMKDTLERTREPNLNLKGFLQNAYVHPVFKHDEDDVEIETDSEDGRHGPVLVPTKRHSRRNTPLPSKHSGPLSSSRSEVDGGVS, via the exons ATGGCAACCATCGTTGACATAGGAGTCGGGGCAGCCATTAACATTCTTAGTGCCTTTGCGTTCTTTCTAGTATTTGCTTTACTTAGAATACAGCCAGTTAACGACAGGGTCTATTTTCCCAAATGGTATATCAAAGGCTTAAGAGGAAGTCCATTGTCCAGTGGTGCAATTGTAGGCCGAATTATCAATTTGGATTTTAGATCATACTTGAAGTTTCTGAACTGGATGGTTGCAGCTTTGCAAATGCCAGAACCCGAGTTAATCGATCACGCCGGGCTTGATTCTGCTGTTTATCTGAGGATTTACTTGTTAGg GCTCAAAATTTTTGTGCCCATTGCATGTCTGGCCTTCACAATCATGGTGCCTGTTAATTGGACAAATGGAACTTTGGAGCGTTCTTCTTTGAACTACAGCAATATAGACAAGCTTTCCATTTCTAACATTCCTATTGGATCACGTAG ATTCTGGACCCATTTGGTAATGGCTTATGTTTTTACCTTTTGGACTTGCTATGTGTTGAAAAAGGAGTATGAGACTGTTGCCACAATGAGGCTGCATTTTCTTGCATCTGAAAACCGGCGTCCTGATCAGTTCACA GTGATTGTTAGAAATGTACCACCAGACCCGGATGAATCCGTTAGCGAGCTTGTTGAACATTTTTTCCTGGTCAATCATCCTGAACATTATTTAACTCATCAG ATTGTTTATGATGCAAACAAACTCTCTaagttggttgaggagaagaaaaaaatgcagAATTGGCTAGATTTCTACCAACTTAAATATTCTCGAAACCAGTCTAAGAGGGCCACTATGAAG ACTGGTTTTCTAGGTCTTTGGGGAGACGAGGTCGACGCCATAAATTATTATTCGTCAAAAATCGAAATCCTATCAAAAGAA ATATCACTGGAGGCTGATAAGACAGTGAACCATCCTAAATCAATCATGCCAGCAGCTTTCGTTTCTTTCAAATCTCGGTGGGGTGCTGCTGTTTGTGCACAAACTCAACAGTCAAGAAATCCAACCATTTGGTTGACAGAATGGGCTCCCGAGCCCCGTGATGTGTACTGGGATAACCTGGCGATCCCTTTCGTGTCACTGGCAATCAGGAGGCTTATTGCTGGAGTtgccttctttttccttaCCTTCTTTTTCATGATACCCATTGCATTGGTTCAGTCCCTAGCAAACCTTGAGAGTATTGAGAAAACGGCTCCCTTCCTCAAACCCATTATTGAATT GGATTTCATTAAGTCAGTTATCCAAGGTTTTCTTCCCGGAATCGCTTTGAAGATTTTCCTcatctttcttccttcaataCTGATGTTAATGTCGAAATTCGAAGGATTTATTAGTCGATCGTCTTTGGAGAGAAGATCCGCCaacaaatattacattttcCTGTTTGTTAATGTGTTTCTTGGCAGTATAATCACTGGAACCGCATTCCAGCAACTAAATAACTTCCTACACCAGTCTGCAAACGA CATTCCGAAGACGATTGGCGTCTCCATCCCCATGAAGGCAACTTTCTTTATTACCTTCATAATGGTGGATGGTTGGGCTGGAATTGCTGCTGAGATTCTGAGGCTTAGGCCTTTGATCATTTACCACCTTAGGaacttcttcttggtgaagaCTGAAAAGGATAGAGAAGAAGCCATGGATCCAGGAACTCTGGAGTTCAACGTGGGCGAGCCTCGAATTCAACTCTATTTCTTACTTGGCCTTGTTTATGCTGTCGTCACACCTCTTCTCCTTCCGTTCATTGTAGTCTTCTTCGCATTGGCATATGTTGTCTACCGTCATCAG ATCATAAATGTGTACAACCAAGAGTATGAAAGCGCAGCAGCATTCTGGCCCGATGTCCATGGGCGGATTATTGTCGCCTTAGTTGTTTCACAGCTATTATTAATGGGACTACTCAGTACAAAAGAAGCTGCTCAATCAACTCCCTTGCTCATCACATTGCCAATATTGACTATATGGTTTCACTTGTTCTGTAAAGACCGTTACGAACCCGCTTTTGTTCGATATCCCTTACAG GAAGCAATGATGAAAGATACATTGGAGCGAACAAGGGAGCCAAACTTGAACTTGAAAGGATTCCTTCAAAATGCATACGTTCATCCAGTTTTCAAGCACGACGAAGACGACGTAGAAATCGAAACGGATTCTGAAGATGGGCGACATGGGCCAGTGCTGGTGCCAACAAAACGGCATTCTCGTAGGAATACGCCATTGCCAAGCAAGCACAGCGGTCCCTTATCGTCTTCACGTTCAGAAGTTGATGGAGGAGTTTCATAA
- the LOC111776929 gene encoding calcium permeable stress-gated cation channel 1-like isoform X2, with product MAYVFTFWTCYVLKKEYETVATMRLHFLASENRRPDQFTVIVRNVPPDPDESVSELVEHFFLVNHPEHYLTHQIVYDANKLSKLVEEKKKMQNWLDFYQLKYSRNQSKRATMKTGFLGLWGDEVDAINYYSSKIEILSKEISLEADKTVNHPKSIMPAAFVSFKSRWGAAVCAQTQQSRNPTIWLTEWAPEPRDVYWDNLAIPFVSLAIRRLIAGVAFFFLTFFFMIPIALVQSLANLESIEKTAPFLKPIIELDFIKSVIQGFLPGIALKIFLIFLPSILMLMSKFEGFISRSSLERRSANKYYIFLFVNVFLGSIITGTAFQQLNNFLHQSANDIPKTIGVSIPMKATFFITFIMVDGWAGIAAEILRLRPLIIYHLRNFFLVKTEKDREEAMDPGTLEFNVGEPRIQLYFLLGLVYAVVTPLLLPFIVVFFALAYVVYRHQIINVYNQEYESAAAFWPDVHGRIIVALVVSQLLLMGLLSTKEAAQSTPLLITLPILTIWFHLFCKDRYEPAFVRYPLQEAMMKDTLERTREPNLNLKGFLQNAYVHPVFKHDEDDVEIETDSEDGRHGPVLVPTKRHSRRNTPLPSKHSGPLSSSRSEVDGGVS from the exons ATGGCTTATGTTTTTACCTTTTGGACTTGCTATGTGTTGAAAAAGGAGTATGAGACTGTTGCCACAATGAGGCTGCATTTTCTTGCATCTGAAAACCGGCGTCCTGATCAGTTCACA GTGATTGTTAGAAATGTACCACCAGACCCGGATGAATCCGTTAGCGAGCTTGTTGAACATTTTTTCCTGGTCAATCATCCTGAACATTATTTAACTCATCAG ATTGTTTATGATGCAAACAAACTCTCTaagttggttgaggagaagaaaaaaatgcagAATTGGCTAGATTTCTACCAACTTAAATATTCTCGAAACCAGTCTAAGAGGGCCACTATGAAG ACTGGTTTTCTAGGTCTTTGGGGAGACGAGGTCGACGCCATAAATTATTATTCGTCAAAAATCGAAATCCTATCAAAAGAA ATATCACTGGAGGCTGATAAGACAGTGAACCATCCTAAATCAATCATGCCAGCAGCTTTCGTTTCTTTCAAATCTCGGTGGGGTGCTGCTGTTTGTGCACAAACTCAACAGTCAAGAAATCCAACCATTTGGTTGACAGAATGGGCTCCCGAGCCCCGTGATGTGTACTGGGATAACCTGGCGATCCCTTTCGTGTCACTGGCAATCAGGAGGCTTATTGCTGGAGTtgccttctttttccttaCCTTCTTTTTCATGATACCCATTGCATTGGTTCAGTCCCTAGCAAACCTTGAGAGTATTGAGAAAACGGCTCCCTTCCTCAAACCCATTATTGAATT GGATTTCATTAAGTCAGTTATCCAAGGTTTTCTTCCCGGAATCGCTTTGAAGATTTTCCTcatctttcttccttcaataCTGATGTTAATGTCGAAATTCGAAGGATTTATTAGTCGATCGTCTTTGGAGAGAAGATCCGCCaacaaatattacattttcCTGTTTGTTAATGTGTTTCTTGGCAGTATAATCACTGGAACCGCATTCCAGCAACTAAATAACTTCCTACACCAGTCTGCAAACGA CATTCCGAAGACGATTGGCGTCTCCATCCCCATGAAGGCAACTTTCTTTATTACCTTCATAATGGTGGATGGTTGGGCTGGAATTGCTGCTGAGATTCTGAGGCTTAGGCCTTTGATCATTTACCACCTTAGGaacttcttcttggtgaagaCTGAAAAGGATAGAGAAGAAGCCATGGATCCAGGAACTCTGGAGTTCAACGTGGGCGAGCCTCGAATTCAACTCTATTTCTTACTTGGCCTTGTTTATGCTGTCGTCACACCTCTTCTCCTTCCGTTCATTGTAGTCTTCTTCGCATTGGCATATGTTGTCTACCGTCATCAG ATCATAAATGTGTACAACCAAGAGTATGAAAGCGCAGCAGCATTCTGGCCCGATGTCCATGGGCGGATTATTGTCGCCTTAGTTGTTTCACAGCTATTATTAATGGGACTACTCAGTACAAAAGAAGCTGCTCAATCAACTCCCTTGCTCATCACATTGCCAATATTGACTATATGGTTTCACTTGTTCTGTAAAGACCGTTACGAACCCGCTTTTGTTCGATATCCCTTACAG GAAGCAATGATGAAAGATACATTGGAGCGAACAAGGGAGCCAAACTTGAACTTGAAAGGATTCCTTCAAAATGCATACGTTCATCCAGTTTTCAAGCACGACGAAGACGACGTAGAAATCGAAACGGATTCTGAAGATGGGCGACATGGGCCAGTGCTGGTGCCAACAAAACGGCATTCTCGTAGGAATACGCCATTGCCAAGCAAGCACAGCGGTCCCTTATCGTCTTCACGTTCAGAAGTTGATGGAGGAGTTTCATAA